TGGCGTGTGGGCCGGGCTCCATCAGCCAGCGGGTGCTGGAGCGCTTTCCGAAGGCACGGTGCATCGCGGTGGACCTGGACCCGGTGCTGCTGGTCCTGGGCAGGGGAGCGCTCGGCGACGGAGGGGGGCGGCTGCGCTGGGTGGAGGCGGACCTGATGACGGTGGACCTGGCGGCGCGGCTGGAGGTGTCGTCGGTGGATGCGGTGCTGAGCACCACCGCGCTCCACTGGCTGCCGGCCGAGCGGCTCGTGGCGCTCTACCATCAACTGGGGCGGCTGGTGCGCCCGGGGGGCGTGTTTCTCAACGGCGACAACATTCCATTCTCGCGTCGGCCGGGTCCCTTCCAGCGGCTGGCGGAGCAGGTGCGCCGCAAGGAGGAGGCGGAGGCTTTCGGGAAGCGGGGAGTGGAGGACTGGGCGGTCTGGTGGAAGGCGCTGGCGGCGGAGCCGGGGATGGGTCCGCTCATCGACGAGCGCCAGCGGCGCTTCGCCGGTATCCGCCGCGACTG
Above is a window of Cystobacter fuscus DNA encoding:
- a CDS encoding class I SAM-dependent methyltransferase translates to MTQSPSSLDWRSWLRRWDAQQTGYLPRREQRFEVMLDVLAALLPEEFVLVDLACGPGSISQRVLERFPKARCIAVDLDPVLLVLGRGALGDGGGRLRWVEADLMTVDLAARLEVSSVDAVLSTTALHWLPAERLVALYHQLGRLVRPGGVFLNGDNIPFSRRPGPFQRLAEQVRRKEEAEAFGKRGVEDWAVWWKALAAEPGMGPLIDERQRRFAGIRRDWSEPLLEVHEAALRDAGFQDVGVLWQYLDDRVLLAVR